In Macrobrachium rosenbergii isolate ZJJX-2024 chromosome 4, ASM4041242v1, whole genome shotgun sequence, one genomic interval encodes:
- the LOC136838026 gene encoding uncharacterized protein encodes MARCTAKDWKCQLPWVLLGLRAVPRANSDPSAAEEVYGEPFVVPGELSKGDHHNLTVQRLRDTVGKFAPCQRTYTDRMSPFTPPGLSSTAHVFVRNEAIRPPLTRLYRGPFCVLERNAKAFRLATHGKDWVSVDRLKPTLLEGTSTTPRSTLRSTVAPQPAQPKGSRVAAPGSIQAAPQTAAPAHTAPPT; translated from the coding sequence atggcccgctgcaccgccaagGATTGGAAGtgccagctgccttgggtcctcctcgggctgagggccgtgcccagagccaacagcgacccaTCCGCAGCAGAAGAAGTGTATGGGGAGCCCttcgtagtcccgggcgaactcagCAAGGGGGATcaccacaacctgacagtccagaggctccgtgacacggtcgggaagttcgccccctgccagcggacgtataccgatAGGATGTCACCTTTCACacctcccggcctgtcctccaccgcccacgtcttcgtcaggaacgaagCCAtccgcccacccttaaccaggctctacagggggcccttctgcGTGCTGGAGAGAAACGCCAAAGCATTCCGGTTGGCCACACACGGGAAGGACTGGGTGTctgtagaccgcctcaagcccaccCTGTTGGAGGGGACGTCGACAACACCACGCAGCACCCTCCGCAGCACCGTCGCTCCGCAGCCAGCCCAACCAAAAGGAAGTCGTGTGGCCGCCCCCGGAAGCATCCAGGCAGCGCCACAGACAGCCGCTCCCGCTCACACTGCACCCCCCACCTGA